A part of Capsicum annuum cultivar UCD-10X-F1 chromosome 6, UCD10Xv1.1, whole genome shotgun sequence genomic DNA contains:
- the LOC107873607 gene encoding uncharacterized protein LOC107873607 has product MGVNTCYEGDLVMRSINIGICPSQNTCDGVEETSRKNPSKSNGTDRHLETCSDRCSGISKDRVFVTSESKFVSEVENRNEPVPNVDNSMATESGGFVEVNNTAIEMRGFQIYPRLEVLITYSRKRRKNSSASASSLPSIMKDATSSLLITENKTTTPSSDHCQVSISYSNSLPAEVNDGGDTLLMGRQQMLLVKAAVDSPSSETWNKNEAAQVDNQKETVNSSMASIKDESPIDSKAENYEPERRNETDTFVNMPYVIEFAKGSSHYAMPCDLRASDDIHSVVTTI; this is encoded by the coding sequence ATGGGAGTTAACACATGCTATGAAGGAGATTTGGTGATGAGGAGTATTAACATAGGGATATGTCCATCTCAGAATACATGTGATGGGGTAGAAGAAACTAGTAGGAAGAATCCCTCTAAGTCTAATGGTACTGATCGTCATCTTGAAACTTGTAGTGATAGGTGCAGTGGCATTTCTAAGGATCGCGTTTTTGTTACTTCAGAATCGAAGTTTGTCTCTGAAGTTGAAAATCGGAACGAGCCAGTTCCTAATGTAGACAATAGTATGGCTACTGAAAGTGGTGGTTTTGTTGAGGTCAATAATACTGCAATTGAGATGAGGGGTTTCCAAATATACCCAAGACTGGAAGTGCTGATAACTTATTCCAGGAAGAGGAGAAAGAATTCTAGTGCTTCTGCAAGCAGTTTACCATCGATCATGAAGGATGCAACCTCCTCTCTCCTAATTACAGAAAACAAAACAACCACCCCCAGCTCAGACCATTGCCAAGTGTCCATATCCTACTCCAATAGTTTGCCTGCAGAAGTCAATGACGGAGGTGATACCTTGTTGATGGGTAGGCAACAAATGTTATTGGTTAAGGCGGCAGTTGACAGTCCATCCAGTGAAACATGGAATAAAAACGAAGCAGCTCAGGTTGATAATCAGAAAGAGACCGTTAATAGTTCAATGGCTTCTATCAAGGATGAGTCTCCAATAGACTCCAAGGCAGAAAATTATGAGCCGGAGAGGAGAAACGAGACAGACACCTTCGTGAATATGCCATATGTTATTGAATTTGCTAAAGGGAGTTCACATTATGCAATGCCATGTGATCTTAGGGCCTCCGATGACATTCATAGTGTTGTCACAACCATTTGA